The nucleotide window TAGCAAGTGTGTACCGACAATTTGATATTGGTCTGCTGTGATCAAGAAGCTGGTGTGTTTATGCGCAATTTTTTCTACCGCACCAAGCAGAGCCGGTAAATTTTCAATATTCGCCGCGTATGCACAGATAGCATTAAATAACGCTTCACGCTGATCGCCATTGCGCTGGTTGCTCATGTTGAAAATGTCTTTTAACTCAGGGTTGTGAGTAAACATACGATCATAAAAATGTGCGGTCAGTTTTGGTCCTGTTTCGGCGATAAGAGGTGCGGTTGCTTTTACGATTTCAATGGTCTGATTGCTGAGCATGGGGCTTCCTAATTTAAGTTGTATTTATAATGCATGTTTAAAGTTGTATCTCAAATGTATCTTTCAATCAAGAAAAGATTTACACTTTTGCTATTAGAGAGGATAGCAATATGCAGTTAACCAGCTTCACCGATTACGCGCTGAGAACCTTGATCTATCTGGCTTCATTGCCAAAAGATAAGTTGACAAATATCACTGAAGTGACTGATTTATTTGGCGTATCACGTAACCATATGGTTAAGGTGATTAACCGACTTGGTCAATTGGGTTATGTACAGACTGTACGTGGAAAAAATGGTGGTATCCGTCTGATGAAGCCTGCCGCTGAGATCACAGTTGGTGGCGTTGTCCGTGATTTGGAACCGTTAGATTTGGTCAACTGCAGCGCAGATTTTTGCCACATCACTCCAGCCTGTCGACTGAAAGATAAGTTAGCAAAAGCCAAAAGTGCTTTCTTGGCGGAATTGGATGACTGCACGATTGAGGAGTTACTTAGGGACAATTCTGAGCTTTTGATCTTATTAGAGCGTCCATAAACTATCTTGTCTGTTTAGTGCCGAGCGCGATCATTCTTTTTTCAAAGCATTTCTGTAGCTTATCAAGAGACTCGGATATACTAGCTCTATACCTTCCTTGCTAGATAGGCGTGCCTATGTCAGACAATATTCCAAACGATCCATTCGCAGATCGTGAATCCCAGAATTACGAAAATCCAATTCCAAGCCGAGAGTTCATTATTGAATTCTTAACTCAAGCAGGCGTTCCAATGAATCGCAACGACCTGTTTGAAGCGTTAAAGCTAGAAGGCGAAGAGCAATACGAAGGGTTGCGTCGTCGTTTACGTGCGATGGAACGAGATGGTCAGCTAGTGTTCACTCGTCGTCAGTGCTACGCATTACCTGAAAAGCTGGAAATGGTGAAAGGTTACGTGATCGGCCATAAAGACGGTCACGGCTGGGTGCGTCCAGAAGGCAGCGTCGGCAAGGATAACGATATTGTACTGCCACACCATCAGATGAAGAACATTATTCATGGCGATTATGTGCTGGTTCAGCCAACTGACAACAGTAAACGTGGTCGTCGTGAAGGTCGCTTAGTGCGTGTGCTTGAAGAACGCAATGATCAAATCGTCGGCCGCTTTTTCCTTGAGTACGGTTACTCGTATGTTGTGCCTGATGACTCACGCATCAGTCAGGATATTCTGATCCCGAATGAACACAAAGCGGGTGCCCGTATGGGTAACGTTGTGGTGATTGAAATCACCGATCGCGGTTCACGTTCACGCGGCATGATGGGTAAAGTCGTTGAAGTACTTGGCGAAAACATGGCGCCGGGTATGGAAACTCAAATTGCGATTCGCACCCATCAAATTCCTCATGAGTGGCCGGAAGGTGTCGATCAGCAAATTGCTAACCTAACGGAAGAAGTGCCGGAAGAAGCGAAAGAAGGTCGTGTCGATCTGCGAGATCTGCCACTCGTCACGATTGATGGCGAAGATGCGCGTGACTTCGATGATGCGGTTTTCTGTGAGAAGAAGAAAAGCGGTGGTTGGCGTCTTTGGGTTGCCATTGCTGACGTAAGTTACTACGTGCGTCCGGATTCGGCTTTGGACAAAGAAGCGATCAATCGTGGTAACTCCGTCTACTTCCCATCTCAGGTTGTCCCAATGTTGCCGGAAGTCCTTTCTAATGGTCTATGCTCGCTGAACCCACAAGTGGATCGCTTGTGTATGGTGTGTGAGATGACTATTTCAGAAACGGGTAAGCTGTCGGGTTACAAGCACTATGAAGCGGTGATGAACTCACATGCTCGTCTGACTTACACCAAAGTGCATCACATTCTGGAAGGTGATGAAGAACTACGTGAGCGCTACAAAGCGCTGGTTCCTCATTTGGAAGAACTGCATAGCATGTACAAGGTTCTGAAAGGAGCGCGTGAGCAGCGTGGTGCGATTGAGTTCG belongs to Vibrio sp. STUT-A11 and includes:
- the nsrR gene encoding nitric oxide-sensing transcriptional repressor NsrR — encoded protein: MQLTSFTDYALRTLIYLASLPKDKLTNITEVTDLFGVSRNHMVKVINRLGQLGYVQTVRGKNGGIRLMKPAAEITVGGVVRDLEPLDLVNCSADFCHITPACRLKDKLAKAKSAFLAELDDCTIEELLRDNSELLILLERP
- the rnr gene encoding ribonuclease R, with protein sequence MSDNIPNDPFADRESQNYENPIPSREFIIEFLTQAGVPMNRNDLFEALKLEGEEQYEGLRRRLRAMERDGQLVFTRRQCYALPEKLEMVKGYVIGHKDGHGWVRPEGSVGKDNDIVLPHHQMKNIIHGDYVLVQPTDNSKRGRREGRLVRVLEERNDQIVGRFFLEYGYSYVVPDDSRISQDILIPNEHKAGARMGNVVVIEITDRGSRSRGMMGKVVEVLGENMAPGMETQIAIRTHQIPHEWPEGVDQQIANLTEEVPEEAKEGRVDLRDLPLVTIDGEDARDFDDAVFCEKKKSGGWRLWVAIADVSYYVRPDSALDKEAINRGNSVYFPSQVVPMLPEVLSNGLCSLNPQVDRLCMVCEMTISETGKLSGYKHYEAVMNSHARLTYTKVHHILEGDEELRERYKALVPHLEELHSMYKVLKGAREQRGAIEFETVETKFIFNAERKIESIEPVERNDAHKLIEECMIMANIASASLVEKAKEPALYRIHETPGEERLMGFRDFLSELGLELGGGLEPSPTDYAHLMSQVGDRPDQELIQTMLLRSMKQAVYNADNAGHFGLALQRYAHFTSPIRRYPDLLLHRAIKYLIAKHEGRNQDRWTPTGGYHYSFDDMDFYGEQCSMTERRADDATRDVADWLKCEYMQDHVGAELEGVIANVTSFGFFVRLTDLHIDGLVHISTLANDYYQFDPIGQRLIGESFGNIYRLGDAVKVKVLAVNLNDKQIDFELVETSRKLRGEGKTAKKRAAEAKRKAKEKKRAATRSSSKDGGAVRAVPAIEPTKRPEESAAGGQRNGPKRGTRNGETEGKKKPKVRKASKKKPHSKPKKTKRSKQDES